TCCACATAGGGATAGATATAGTCGATGTTCGCCTTAAGGGATTGGCCGCCTACAAAAGGCAGGATCACTTCGGCCTCCTGCCCCGTCTCGATCCAGGGCAGTTCGTATTCGTAAATATCCGCATAGACCCATACTTTGGATATATCGCTGATCTGAAAAAGCTCCTGACCGGCCTTGATAAACTGGCCGGGCATGGCCATCTTCATAGTCACCACCCCCTTGGAGGGAGCGTAGAGGGTCAAGGTTTTGTGCACCTTTCCGGTTTTTTCCAAACGGCTGATCTGCCGTTCGCTGATGTCCCAATAACGCAGGCGTTGGCGGGCCGCCGTCAACAGACGATCGCCCCCGGCAGCAATTTCTTCAAAGGAGCTGTTTTTCAGCGCATCCCTGTTTCGCAGGGCCAGCAGATATTCCTGCTGGGCCGAAACCAGTTTGGGGCTGTAGAGTGCCAACAGCGGCTGCCCGTTCTTCACCATCTGCCCGGTTTCGTCGACATACAATCTCTCGATCCAGCCGTCGACTTTGGCGTTGATGGAGGTTACCTTCGGCTCGTCATATTTAATGGTGCCGACTGTGCGGATCTTGCGATGCATATGGCGACGTTCCGCTGAAGCCGTGCGCACCCCCATGTTCTGGGCAGTTACCGGATCAATGGCGATGGTCGCGCCGCTTGGGGCCTGGTCTTCATAGACCGGCACCAGGTCCATGCCCATGGGCGATTTACCCGGCTCGTCGCGGATGTAGGTCGGGTCCATCGGCGCCACCCAGTACTTGATCTTGCGTTCTCCCTTGGGCTTATCGCCCTGCGGCACATCTGCGGCCTGCATTTGACCGGTGGTTCCCGATTTGACGGGGGTGAGAGCCATGCCGCAGATGGGGCAGTCACCCGGTTCATCGGTAATGATCATCGGGTGCATACCGCAGGTGTATTGCTGCCTGGCGATTTGAGTTCCTTCGACGTCGTGAGATGCATGCTCCGCAAGGGAGCCCGCCCGGTGCACGCCGTACCAGACACCGCCGACGGAGAGAAAAACGAAAAGGAGGATAAAGAAAAACCGTTTCTTTAAAGGAGTCATGCTTTAATCCTTTATATAAACAATCAAGGTAGAGGGGCACCTGCTGTAAAAAGCAAATGCTAAACCGGCCTCACGCTCGTTCGCTTTGCTCACTCAAGCCGCAAAGCCGCAAAGAACGGCAAAAAGCAAATCCTAAAGGGTTTTCTTGGCGACTTTGCGTCTTGAGCGACTGTAAGAAGCGGGCGTGAGATAGCCTTTGAATTTTCAGTTTGTCCATTGTATTTGCCCTCTATTCCTGAGAAGCGAATGTCACCCCCACCGCCGCTTCCAGCCGGGCGACGCTACGCTCGTGGTCACTCAGGGCACGCTGATAATCTATCTGATAACGATAAAGGGTCATCAGCCCATCGAGAAGATTGAGAAAATCGGTATCACCGACCTGATAAGCCGCCAGGCTTGCTTCAAAACTCTGTTGGGCCTGGGGAATGACGCCCGTTCGATACAACGTCACCAGATCTCGGTCTTTCTTCATTCGGGCCACCTGGTCGATAATCGTGGAATCGACCCCATTGCGCATGTCAGCGAGCTGGCTCCAGGCCATGCGCAGAGCCGAATCCGCTTCGGCGACCTCAGCCCGCCGCTTGGCCTGCCACAAAGGCAGATTGATACTCACCCCGGCTGAAATAAAATCGCTGCCTGCGGCCGGATCTCCCGGTACCTCTTCACGGACCCGATACCCTGCGAAAACATTGAAATCCGGATAATAATTGAGTTTGGCTAATTTGCGCTGCGCCTTATAACGGTCAATCATCGCTTCATAGGCGGCAAATAGAGGTCGATGGGTGCGAGACAAATCGGATAACCGGTTTATCTCTGCATCGATCTCCGTAAGAGACAAATCATCGGGCAACGACAACGTTGCATCAATAGCTCGGCCCAGCAATCTGTTAAGATCGGACAGCGCCGAGATGCGCTGTTGCTCCAGGCTAAAAAGCTTATCCTGAAGCTTCGATCGTTCCACCTGGGCTTTAAGCACATCCTGCTGTAAACCGGTTCCAACGGCGTAACGGGTTTCCGTCAGACGAACGAAATCCTTCAAAAGGGTGATATTTTTGTGCGTGATATCTATGGCCTGTTCTTTAAAATAGAGTTGATACCAGGCATCCTTGACCTGCTGAACCAGACGCAGGCGGGCATCATCGTAAACGCCCCGATACCATAATGCCTGTTGTTCAGCCATTTCTCCCTTGGCCGCCAACTTACCCGGGAAAGGAAACATCTGCGACAGCTGTATTTCCTTGCCGGTCATAGGGGTCTCATCATCGGCAAAACTGTCTATGGGATAATTTGATAATGCGAAGCTCAAACGCGGATCGTCCAGACTGCGGGACGGAATGACCCGATGTTCATACATTTCCCAACGCGCTTTGGCGGATTGCAACTCCGGGTTATTGGCCAAAGCCTCTGCAATCAGATCACTCAACAGGCTATGATCGTTTTCGGTGGCAACAGCACCTGACGGGTTCGTTTCCAGAGCTGTGACAGGTGTCACCGCCAGCATGGACAGAACCCCTGCCAACAGCACCCCAACCGATTGAATCCCGATTTTCATGGATTCCCTCCTTTGAAGTATTTTCGAAAAACACTTCATTAACTATAGCCCTGATTGCTGGAAATACGAGGACTTGCGAGCATAGTACCGATGCTTATTGAGGGTTCAGCTGTACTATTTTAAGTACAATCTGGAAACCATCGAACCGGTGTCCACACAGCCTCAAGGAGGCTCCGTCATAAACCAAAGAATGCGTCTATAACCGAATCATGGAACATCTGTTTTTAAGGGTTATCGTAAGAAAAACTATTACCTGTAAGAGACAGGTAGGCGGTCTCCAAAAATCTTCACCAGGTAAATATGTAACCACCATGGTTCGAATTCATTGAACCGGCGCCATCAGGTTTGGCTGGAATCAAATCAGAAAGGAGCAAATGCGGAGAAAGACAGAAGGGGTACCACCAGCGCCATAAGATAGCACCCGGGTAAAATATACCTCGTGAATTTCAGCAAACGTGTGCTTGGATGGGGTAATGCCGATGCCGGCATCCATGAGTTGGAGGGCATCTATTTGTATTTTCTGCCCGACAGCAGCCGGTTGCAGAGCGTCGGCAAGCAACTCTTTCGAGCAATGATGGGTCCATTTCGCAACACCCTCTACCCCCGAGCGTTCGTTTTCCACCCTCTGACAACAAGACGCCAGAGGTGCGTTACTCTTCATTTCGCAGGAATGCACTTTGGCACCGAAAACCCCGACCGGAAAAAACAGGGTCAAAAGCAAAAACGATGTAATAAAGCGCAGCAGCATGTCGCGAATCCTCAAAAAATCAGGTCTTAATCAAACCTGCAACCCACAAGAATTGCAGGTCTGCAATTAAATTAAACACTAGCTTTGCTAGTGTTTAATGTCAATCCTTATTTGACAGAAACAATAAACAATCACTTTTCCCTAGACATTCAATCACTGAACAACTCGGTAGACAGGTAGCGCTCTCCGGTATCGGGTAGGATCACGACAATCTGCTTGCCCTGATTTTCAGGCCGCTTGGCTATCTCCAAAGCTGCACAGAGGGCCGCTCCTGAAGATATACCTGCCAAAACGCCCTCTTCTCGAGCCAGACGGCGTGCTGTCTGCAGAGCCATTTCATTGCTTATTTTGATGACCTCATCGATAACGGCCTTATTCAGAACTTCAGGTACAAAACCAGCGCCAATACCCTGGATCTTATGCGGGCCGGGAGGGCCACCGGAAAGCACCGCCGAATCCTCAGGTTCGACACCCAGCACCTGAATGTCAGGTTTACGCTCCTTGAGAACTTCACCAACGCCGGTCAAGGTGCCCCCTGTGCCGATGCCGGCGACCAGAATATCGATTCTCCCGTCGGTATCGCTCCAGATTTCTTCGGCGGTGGTCCTGCGATGAATCTCCGGATTGGCCGGATTGCGAAACTGCTGTGGAACAAAAGCATGCTCTATCTTCGACGCGAGCTCCTCCGCCTTGTCAATCGCCCCCTGCATTCCCAACCCTTTAGGGGTAAGCACAACCTCAGCCCCGAAAGCAGCTACCAGGTTACGGCGCTCTACACTCATGCTTTCAGGCATAGTCAAAATCAGGCGATAATTCTTCACTGCAGCCAGCATAGCCAGGGCGATGCCGGTATTACCACTGGTCGGTTCGATGATGACCGAGTCACTTTGCAATATCCCTTTATCTTCAGCGTCAAGGATCATACTTAATGAGGTTCGATCCTTGACACTGCCTCCGGGGTTGAACGCTTCAAGTTTGGCCAGCACCTCAGCTCCGCCAGGCGGGTTAATCCGGTTCAACCGCAAAAGCGGCGTCCCGCCAATCAACTCGATAAGGCTGTCATGGATATTTGCCACGATATATTTCCTTTCCGGTAATATTGCCTTTACCCGCTCAAGACAAGACGATCATTATGGTTCCGATCCTGGCTCTTTAAATCTTATCCAACGCTTGTTCAAGGTCTGCAATAATGTCATCGACATGCTCCAGCCCTACCGACAAGCGAATAAAGTCCGGTGTAACCCCGGTAGCCAGCTGATCTTCCGGTGACAGTTGCTGATGGGTGGTCGAAGCCGGATGAATGACCAGAGACTTGGCGTCGCCGATATTGGCCAACAGAGAATGCAGCTGCAGATGATCGATAAATCGTTTACCCTCTGCCACGCCGCCATCCTTGATGCCAAATCCGATCAAGGCACCAAACAAGCCCCTGTGAAAATATTTGCGGGCCTGTTCATACGACGGGTGGGTGGACAATCCAGGATAGTTGACCCAGCCGACTTTCGGATGGTTCTGCAAAAATTCCGCAACCTTGGCGGCATTGGTGCTGTGGCGTTCCATGCGCAGATGCAGGGTCTCCGCTCCCTGCAGCAGCAGAAAAGCGTTGAAAGGACTCAGTGCCGGCCCGACATCCCGCAATAACTGCACCCGCACCTTGATGATATAGGCCAGATTGCCGAGGGCTTCGACCAGATTAATGCCGTGATAACTGGGATCGGGCTCGGCCAGTTGAGGAAACTTACCGTTGGTCCAGTCAAAATTCCCACCGTCGACGATAACGCCACCGAGAGAGGTTCCGTGTCCGCCGATGAATTTGGTTGCCGAATGAACCACAATATCCGCGCCATGGGCGATGGGATTCACCAGGTAAGGCGAAGCTACGGTATTGTCAATAACCAGCGGGACACCATGCTTGTGCGCAATGTCGGCCACCGCGGCAATATCGAGGGTATCAAGTTTGGGGTTACCCAGCGTTTCGGCAAATACCGCACGGGTTTTGTCGGTGATGGCCGCCTGGAAATTTTCCGGATCGGAGGGGTCGACGAATTTCACCCCGATGCCGAATTGAGGCAGCGTGTAACGAAACAGATTGTAGGTGCCGCCATACAGGCTTGTCGAAGCGACGATCTCATGCCCTGCATGAGCAAGGGTCAGCAACGCCAGGGTAATGGCCGATTGTCCTGACGCCACAGCCAGGGCTGCGACCCCGCCCTCGAGTGCAGCGACCCGCTGCTCCAGAACATCCGTGGTCGGATTCATCAGGCGGGTATAGATATTACCGAATTCCTCCAGCCCGAATAGCCGCGCCGCGTGATCGGCATCGTCGAAAACATAGGAAGTGGTCTGATAAATGGGCACCGCACGCGCCTTCGTGCTCGGGTCCGGTTTTTGGCCTGCGTGCAGGGCCAGGGTGTCTGCATGTCGCTTGATATCGTCACTCATGTCGTGTTTCCTTTCCTTGTTCGTACTCCAAAGTCATATGAATGCTGTTTATTCGGGAATCAACCCGCCCAAACCGTCAATTTCCGCCACATATCTTTCATCGGTCGATGCGCCAACACCGTTGTGGCGATCCATTTCGACCATGATGCTGTACCTGATGCACCTTGCTCAGGATTTTATTTTGAGTATTTCCATGGATCTTTCTTTACTACATATATGTATTTAAGTAAATGCCTTATTGACCTTTTTACTCAAGTTAATCGTGAAAAAATTGCCGGAAGTCTTTCACCTTGTGCATGGACTTCCGGCTCGCAGAAATCGTTAGAAAGGAACCTCCACCACCTCCATGTCGAGCAGGTTCAGATGCAATTTGCGATGACGCAGGGAATCCCCTTCGTCGATCAGGACCTTGCACGCTTCCGCCACCTGAAAACTGGCAGCGACTCCAGGAGTAAAGGAAGGATTGCCAAGTTCGGATTCCACCCCACTGCTGTCTTGAAAACGGCTATAAATCTTTTGCAAAGTCGTGTCACCGGGATACTGGGTAGCAACATGTCCGTACCACCCGGCGATGGCGCCATGCACCAGAGGGATCCCGGATTTACCGCAGATATTGGCCAGTGCAAGCCGAGCCGGAACATTATCCACCGCATCCACCACCACATCGGCACCTGCAACCAGCTCAGCCCCGTTCTCCGCACCGAAGGCCGCACGCACCGGAATCAGGTTTACCGCCGGATTGATATCCGTTATCCGGTTTGCGGCGACATCGACTTTGGCATGACCAAGCAGACGTGGAGAAGATAGCAATTGCCTGTTAAGGTTGTGTTCCTCAAAGGTATCGGGATCGATGGCGGTAATCTTGCCCACCCCGAGACGCGCCAACTGCTCGAGAACATAGCCGCCCAATCCGCCGCAACCGATAACCACGGCATGGCTTTGAAACAGCCGTAATTGCTGTCGGGTGCTGATCATATTGCGATTACGCTGATAACGTGCCGGAAGCAGTCCAAGCTCGAGAATCGCTTTC
This DNA window, taken from Syntrophotalea carbinolica DSM 2380, encodes the following:
- a CDS encoding efflux RND transporter periplasmic adaptor subunit, which encodes MTPLKKRFFFILLFVFLSVGGVWYGVHRAGSLAEHASHDVEGTQIARQQYTCGMHPMIITDEPGDCPICGMALTPVKSGTTGQMQAADVPQGDKPKGERKIKYWVAPMDPTYIRDEPGKSPMGMDLVPVYEDQAPSGATIAIDPVTAQNMGVRTASAERRHMHRKIRTVGTIKYDEPKVTSINAKVDGWIERLYVDETGQMVKNGQPLLALYSPKLVSAQQEYLLALRNRDALKNSSFEEIAAGGDRLLTAARQRLRYWDISERQISRLEKTGKVHKTLTLYAPSKGVVTMKMAMPGQFIKAGQELFQISDISKVWVYADIYEYELPWIETGQEAEVILPFVGGQSLKANIDYIYPYVEPQTRTVKARIVFDNPGLELKPDMYVNVRIHGMEVKDALAVPSEAVLNSGEKQTVFVALGDGKFEPRQVKTGVQDQEGFTEITQGLLEGETVVTSAQFLFDSESKLREAIQKMLEPKTTESSPSEDHAGHDMPEEDLEALFE
- a CDS encoding TolC family protein, whose product is MKIGIQSVGVLLAGVLSMLAVTPVTALETNPSGAVATENDHSLLSDLIAEALANNPELQSAKARWEMYEHRVIPSRSLDDPRLSFALSNYPIDSFADDETPMTGKEIQLSQMFPFPGKLAAKGEMAEQQALWYRGVYDDARLRLVQQVKDAWYQLYFKEQAIDITHKNITLLKDFVRLTETRYAVGTGLQQDVLKAQVERSKLQDKLFSLEQQRISALSDLNRLLGRAIDATLSLPDDLSLTEIDAEINRLSDLSRTHRPLFAAYEAMIDRYKAQRKLAKLNYYPDFNVFAGYRVREEVPGDPAAGSDFISAGVSINLPLWQAKRRAEVAEADSALRMAWSQLADMRNGVDSTIIDQVARMKKDRDLVTLYRTGVIPQAQQSFEASLAAYQVGDTDFLNLLDGLMTLYRYQIDYQRALSDHERSVARLEAAVGVTFASQE
- the cysK gene encoding cysteine synthase A, translating into MANIHDSLIELIGGTPLLRLNRINPPGGAEVLAKLEAFNPGGSVKDRTSLSMILDAEDKGILQSDSVIIEPTSGNTGIALAMLAAVKNYRLILTMPESMSVERRNLVAAFGAEVVLTPKGLGMQGAIDKAEELASKIEHAFVPQQFRNPANPEIHRRTTAEEIWSDTDGRIDILVAGIGTGGTLTGVGEVLKERKPDIQVLGVEPEDSAVLSGGPPGPHKIQGIGAGFVPEVLNKAVIDEVIKISNEMALQTARRLAREEGVLAGISSGAALCAALEIAKRPENQGKQIVVILPDTGERYLSTELFSD
- a CDS encoding homocysteine synthase, which encodes MSDDIKRHADTLALHAGQKPDPSTKARAVPIYQTTSYVFDDADHAARLFGLEEFGNIYTRLMNPTTDVLEQRVAALEGGVAALAVASGQSAITLALLTLAHAGHEIVASTSLYGGTYNLFRYTLPQFGIGVKFVDPSDPENFQAAITDKTRAVFAETLGNPKLDTLDIAAVADIAHKHGVPLVIDNTVASPYLVNPIAHGADIVVHSATKFIGGHGTSLGGVIVDGGNFDWTNGKFPQLAEPDPSYHGINLVEALGNLAYIIKVRVQLLRDVGPALSPFNAFLLLQGAETLHLRMERHSTNAAKVAEFLQNHPKVGWVNYPGLSTHPSYEQARKYFHRGLFGALIGFGIKDGGVAEGKRFIDHLQLHSLLANIGDAKSLVIHPASTTHQQLSPEDQLATGVTPDFIRLSVGLEHVDDIIADLEQALDKI
- a CDS encoding HesA/MoeB/ThiF family protein, with protein sequence MADLIHFLKASVQGDLVSWASQVAASERYGLSIAEVEKAILELGLLPARYQRNRNMISTRQQLRLFQSHAVVIGCGGLGGYVLEQLARLGVGKITAIDPDTFEEHNLNRQLLSSPRLLGHAKVDVAANRITDINPAVNLIPVRAAFGAENGAELVAGADVVVDAVDNVPARLALANICGKSGIPLVHGAIAGWYGHVATQYPGDTTLQKIYSRFQDSSGVESELGNPSFTPGVAASFQVAEACKVLIDEGDSLRHRKLHLNLLDMEVVEVPF